The Lutra lutra chromosome 16, mLutLut1.2, whole genome shotgun sequence genome segment CGGACTTCAGGGCGCTTGATCGTCGAGCCATAACCCCTCCTGGGTATTTTGTCGGACTGACTGTGCCTGGGGTGGCCCGCCACACCACACTGTTAGCTTTACCTCCCCAAACACTCCTTCCTTCTGATTTGCCCTATTGTGCTCTCGGTTCGCCATGGCCTGCTTGCTGAAACGCTTCCCCATTCTTCCAGGCCCGGTTCAGATACTTTTCATTTTACGGAGGCTCTCCTAGTTCTCTCAGCACCTGTTGCTAGATTGCCGTCACTGCAGTAGCGGTGACAGGAGGATTGTTCTCCATGGCTGGGCTGCCACCATAATCTCGGTTAAGCCCAGCACATTCCTGTTGAATGATTAAGCCGCCCTAGTGAAAATGCCATCTTGTACACAGCAGGCACGGGGACATTTGTGTGGACAGTGCTTGGCCTTCAGAACAGTCTGTGCACGCTCAAGCCAGGTTTTCCGGAGCCACGTGGGGCCCTGGCAGGTGCACGTTTTAAAACAGCGCACGGGTGATTCCCGAATAGACTGAGTCGTGATCGTTCTCTTCTCCGCCTGCCCCGGCATCCGCACTTACAGGGACGCACTGGTCGAGTTCATGAGTGCGCAGGCTAACCTAGAGCCCTCGCTGTGCACGCAGATCATCTCCCCGGGCTAGCCGTTGCCTTGGTGTATTTAGAGAGACCCTGTTGGTTGGAATTGGCATAAGTTTAACTTTATTGTGCTGTACACGTAGAGGGCCAAGGGGTTTTTATTTCACAGAGTGTGACCTTAATTCTCTTTCGATTTGTGATGTCAGTCTGTCTTGAAAATACCTGGGTCAGATGTCAGCAGGAAGCCTAAACTGAAAgtccagaggaaagagaaggagcttTGTAACCACCCACCGGGATGCAGGGTCTGCTGAGTGGTCTCCCTGAGGTGCAGGGACAGTTTGAGGACTCTTTCTTAGTCCCCAAGTCTGATAAAAGAATTCTTAAGAACAGTATTAGTAACGAGGTAAATATTTCTGTCCCAGTTTAGcagctgtaatttttaaaaaccgtGTACTGTAAAGGGTGCCCCCTCCCAAGCAATGTGATACTAAAAAGATCCACTAAGTGAGGAAAATACAGTTTCTCTTTTCatctcaagttttttttgtttgttttataacaaAATGATCAACTTCTGTGCAGATCTTAAAACGTGGACAGAGACTTAGTTTTTAGGGTTAGGAGAAAATAATGGTCTTTCTCTTGTCCCATAAAGTAGGCTTGACTGACAGTGTTCAGATGGGACAGTAACTTCCCAACTTTTTTGACCCTCTCCCACAggagtgttttattttatgaccCAGCACACACTAAATATATTCATGAGCAATAAAACAAGTTTCACTGAATGGTTACCTTTTTCATGTTTCGCACTGTTTTCCTATGCTGGCTGCAGTTTCAAAACCCCTGGTTCATCCCTAGAGAGTGAGATACTCCTAAAAGCTTCCCTCATAGTGGGAAGACTGGTCACAAGTGGCAGAGAATAGGAACCAAAGTGTCTTTTACAGAGATCTTTTGGTTTTACCTTTGATGGCAGTAGTGCGTAGGTAACATTTTGTAAAGGTTAAAATAACATGTAAAGGCCATTAACCCTGATTCTTGGGTTCAGAAGTCCCTCTTCTATTAGTTTAAAAATAGCATCAACCCGCTCAATGCAAGTGAATACAACTGAAGCAGTTTTAGAGGTTCCTAAAGGAGGAAAAAGTCTTCTGCAAATCTTACTGACAACATCAGCGTACTTTTTAAGTCTCCGTCTTGAAGTTAGAAGTACCTGAAGATCCGATCTGCTTTGTAGCAACATTTAGTTCTCTTACTTGTGACCAATTTGCTTCCcacagaaatctttttttgtaggagctatagaaaataaaaatactgtaaaaaatgGAAGGTCCAAATTCTGAATATTCTCGCATATATATCCTTCCAGGCTGTTTTTGGTGTACAAAGATGTCTGtactaaagaaaaacatttaaaaagccaGCTGGCATTCTGTACATAGAGTTTTGCAACCTGTAAAAAAATGTTGGAGACTTCTTTcctggtatatatatacatctctGTTATTGTTAATAGCTGAGTAGAGTTTCATTGTTAACAATTATAATTCAtgggtatattttatatatatgtgttataacCAGTTTCTCTCTTGCTGGACATGGAGGTGATTCTCACTTTTTCACTGTTATAAACAAAGCCACGTTAAACATTTGTGTACCTGCCTTTGTAAAGTTGGTATAAACCATGTTTTTATGCAAGGTTTTTAAAATGGACTAGAAATCACAGGTATGTCTTTTCACTTCACAGTATTGTAGAGAAATTTTTTCTAAcctgtttattttaaagaacttttacCTTTTCTCAGAATAGTGTCACTTTTGCTCTTGTAGTGTGAAGTAAATTTTGAGATGGAAACTTGACTTACTAGAAACTGATTCTAGTTCTTGCCTTAATTTTCAGACAGTACCTGTAACgaaaaacagtaaagaaaacaGACTAAGAGGAAACAAAGTGTTCTGCGCGGTGGGTTTCATATTTAGTGTAGTAGCTGACTCGTTAACTGTTCACGACCTTACCAGGTGCAGGAGCTCCACACACAGGGGCTGCTCCCCTCTAGGTTaggagaagctttttttttttttttttaatttctttcctttttttttttttttttttaaagattttatttatttatttgaaagagagaataagagagagtaagcatgagagggggaaggtcagagggagaagcagaccccctgccaagcagggtgCCCGATGTGGGGTGTCGATCCTGCGAttccaggatgatgacctgagctgaaggcagttgctcaaccaactgagccacccaggcacccaggagaagcttttatggaaaacagtttttAGTTTTGAATTGTTTTTGACTTCGAAAGTCtttaagtgcattttttttaaaagattttttatttatttgagagagaaagcgtgcactgggagggggagggagaggcagaagcagaagcagactgcccgctgagcaggatccatcccaggaccctgagatcctgacctgggccaaaggcagtgacttagcccactgagccacccaggcaccctggtcttTAATTGCGGCTGCTGCTGCTAATCCTGCCGTCTGACTCCATTCAGCCTGTCATAATgctctgtttgtgttttttttttttttttttttttttttaaagattttatttatttatttgagagagagacagtgagagagagcatgagcgaggagaaggtcagaggtagaagcagactccccatggagctgggagcccgatgcgggactcgatcccgggactccgggatcatgacctgagccgaaggcagtcgtccaaccaactgagccacccaggcgtccctgtttgtgtttttttttgtggaaagACATATAGGTGGTCTTTCACCACATGTGGGCAATGGGATGTGTAAGCTGTGAAGTAGCTCCAGATGACTTATGGGCCATGATGTTTCTCCTTTAAGTCTTATTAAGAACAGATACCCTTCAGGGACATTGCTTTCTCTCCTGGTTCAGACATGTTTCTGTACATATTGTTAGGTGCAACTTTTGCTCAAAAATGGATaaactagtattttaaaaaaatcacttctaaaGTATCTATCTGGAaacattatttatacatttatttttatagtaaagaTACATAATAACCACATTGTAAGACTGTTAACAGTAAAGGGTAGGAAAGCAAGAAGCAACTTAATCCTTCCATTTGAATACTATGGCCAGTTTTTTCCCAGTCTGTCTTATGTGTAGACTCTACAGAGTTGCATGCAGACTTTCCAAAACGAATGTCTTTGTATAAGGGAGCACGAATTAGATAGATCAAAGGGTGAAGTTAAGAAAAGTGCACACCAGATCATTAATTACTAGAATCCTAACTTTCTCATGCACTGATTCCTTTCCAGTACAGTACTGGGCTGAGTTGTGAATGGAGGAAGGGCACCGTCGGGCATTTATTTGAAATGCAATACTTAAATTGTAAAATAAACCACCATTCTGAAAGGGATTCTTACCATTGCCTTACCTTTTGAGAACCCTAGTTTTTAGGGATCTCTGAGTAGCTTCTTCAAGACAACTAAGACACCGAATCATATTTGttacactaaaaaaaagaaataaggcacACTCGTGCACACATGTCAAACTGCAGAATTGCCATTGTAACTTTAGAAGAAGTACGTTGTACTTTTCAAGATAGGTGTTCTGCGTTCAGAGAATACCATTTTGTGTCCCTGAGATGAGAACCAGGAAATTGTcccagatgttttttttttttttttaaagattttatttatttgacagagagagatcacaagcagacggagaggcaggcagagagagagagagagagggaagcaggcttctcgctgagcagagagcccgatgcgggactcgatcccaggaccctgagatcatgacccgagccgaaggcagcagcttaacccactgagccacccaggtgcccaagtcccagatgtttttaaaacttgTGGCCAGAAGCCATGTTGTGTTAATGACACTTAAACCCTGTCCCCGTGATTGATACTTTTCCCTTGGAGGCCGAGAACTTCCTCCTTTGATTATTGGGAAATTATTGGAATGAATGATGAAAGCAGGTAGAGAAGATGTGAAAGGAATTAGGATGTAGTTGAAGAGCTTTGCAGTCAGAAGGCCTGAACCTGGACCCTGCCGCTTCCGGGGGGATGTGACGGGGATCCTAATCCCACTCAGCCTTACGAGGCAGTCAGGGGATGCAATGAGGTATCGTAGGTGCGCGCACTTTGTCTAGCTGCAAAGCCCACTGCTTTTGGTGCCGCTGCTCCTCAAACGCAACAGGAAGGAGGCTCTTACACGGGGTATTGTAAATGACACCACAGTGACGTTCTTAACAGCCTAACCGCgatcctgtttctttttcctcccagTCTTCAAGCAGCGACAGCggtgggagcagcagcagcagcagcagcatcaacAGCCCGGACAGGGCGAGCGGGCCAGAGAGCGGCTCGAGCCACGTGGCTGCCGGGTCCGGCCCCAACACCCCTCAGCCTATTCCCGAGCAGTCTGCACTGTGCCAAGGCCCTTACTTCCACATCAACCAGACCCTGAAGGAGGCCCACTTTCACAGCCTACAGCACCGAGGACGGCCTCCGACATGATGTGCCGGCAGTTTCTTGCCTTCTGTGAAGGGACAGCGCTGTGCAGATTTGATATTTCAACTTacgatgttttaaaaaattgcacaAAAATATGCCTGTTGGCTTTTCAGTCTATATTTGAAATAACAGGTCAACAGGCCGTTGTTTACTTGTTGGTTTTGCTGCACTATTGCAATTTCAAAGGGGCTTTGAAGCAATTTTTTATAGGATTCTTTTGAGGGTGGGTCTCAAATCCATGTCGAGGTAATGGTATGAGGAAATCTCATCTGCGTGTTGAATCCATAGTTTGTCCAGTTCAGACTGATTTCCAGATCTGTCAATTAGAAATTCTACTTTATGTAAAAAGGCCTTTTAAAAATGCGGgatcttcaattttttaaattcaataaactAGTAAAGAGTATCTAGTTTCCATGAAAAAAACCTAAGTTGttttccaaaatacagaaagctTGATTCAGTCTTGCACTGAAACTAATTGCCATACTACCTCTTAGTATGTGGACGTCCTGTTGCAAGTACTCTCTCCTTTGTAACAGAACAATCAGATCCAAGTTAGACTGTGTCAGTGAAGCAGCCTTGCTAGTAACTATCTTCTCTCTTTGTTATGTATTTGTATTTCCAGAGAGAATGTCTTTCAGACTTGTATACCTGGCTCACTTCTGCTACCGTTACTCCTCCAAAGCCTCCATCTCAGACTTAGTAGGAAACAGGGCATAGTTCGGACAGTTGAGGAGTACGTAATGGCCTTTGTCTCACTCACTGACTTGTTCTATCAGCAGTTTCCGTGATCTTGCTGGGAATCCGCTTTGGGGTTCAAGAACGAAGGCGCTGGGGAATGCTGACCGACTAAGCTATCTGAACTGCTGTCTCAAGTCACAAGTGTTGTGAAACCGTTGGACAAGGAGTCACTGTATGCGTAAAGGAACCCCTAATGGTAACTGGGGGGCCACACTCCACCGCTGAAACTGGAAAGACTGGTGTGGCTtagaaacaaacaagcagaggCGCCGTTAGCAGAAATGATGtagtatttatttagagagagacgGATATAGTCCCGTGTTATTTAGTCATACTAGAGAGCCAACCTAGCTTGAACAACGAAGGCGTGGACGCGTCTTCTTCCTCACTGACCAGCTGTCGGAACAAGGAGCCAGGCTGTGCTGGGTCACCTGCTCGGGAGAGTGCCGGGGGGACAACCTGCCGTGCATGTAGAGAAAAGTGCCTTAGAGTCTACCCAGACCCTCCTGCCTGCTCACACCCGCCACGGCACGCGGAGTCCACACGGCACACACAAGCGGATCTCAGAAGCACAGATAGCTCTAGTCAGGGGACTCTGTGCTTTGTCAACCCTGACAAAGGACATAGGGGACAAAATGAGGTCTTAGGGGACAGAATGAACATTTGAAGAGGAGTACTATCCTAGGAAAAGGGTAAACATAGGTACCTCCTTCCTGTGGTCTGAGCCTCTCCTACGGACGGAACTTACAGGTCAGTTACTTGAAGCAGAGAGTCAGGGTTCCGGGGGAGCGCCGGCTGCCCCGGCCTGCGGAGGGGAGGGCCTGGGCGGGGAGCCTGTGCTTTTCACTATCGCCTCCCGTGTTGTACAACCAGATGTTTGAGGCGAAGTTTGGTCTTACTGGGTTTGATGGCAGGGAAGGTGGAAAGGACACATTGCTAGCATTCTGTCCCACAAGAAAGCAAACAACTAGATGCTGTGAGAAGACAAGCCGTCTGGGCTCAAGCACACACGTACACGACACAACTCAGAAATCCCCAGGAGGGCTCCTGCGGGCCTAATGGATGGCAGTCGACTGAAATAAAACGCGTATTAACAAGAAAATGTCAAACTCGAGAAAGCAAATTCCCTTTTATCCCACCTAACTGCAAGAAACAGGAAGATGAAACCACCACAAGTTTTTTTCCCAAACAAGTACAGTGGTAGTGCGGGGTTAAGCGGTCACCTCTTCCACCCTGCGAACAGCAAGAAATAACTCCATCCTGTCCTGCTTGTTCTCTACAGCCCTGGCGGCCCGAGATGACGTCTCTGTTATGAGGCTACTTGATAGTATAAATGGGCATCGTTTAAAACTCCTCTCAGCTCAAGCTAGTGAAACCCTGTACTTCTATATTGCGCCGCCATTAAAAGCAGCATTAGTGCATTTTGTCCTTCGGTTCTTTATCGATTATTGACAGGGGAGCCCATCGGGTGGTTTGGTGGGAGACAGGGACCGGATCCCCCGGGTACGCCCCCTGCTCTCTGCACTTACCTGGGCTTTGGTTTCGATGTTTCTGCTGGTTGATTTGGCCTTTCGGGCACTTGTCATGCTCAGTGGAAGAAGGCCAAACCTCCAAGACAAGATGAAGAATTTCAGTGGCATGAACAGGAAGCTCCGGGGCCCCCACACAAGCTCTCTGAATCCTTACCTGATCTGACTCGACGCCAGGGGCAGTATGTTATGGGGTTCTTGCGAGTTGAATGTGCAGCTCCGGGGGGTGAAAGGATTCTCTGTTCCAGTGACCAGTCCGAACAGAACCTGACAGACAGGAAATGGGGCACAGTGACAGGCTGGGCTTGTCCCTGTCcgattaaaaagagaaaatccctTCTCTTGTTTCTCACTGTCCTTTTGGGGAATGTTCCTTGCAGCATGTTTACGCTTCAGAATTACCTTTTTCACTGCCCACAGGTCTGAATCCCAGAGTCACATCGCTCTTCTGTTTTATTCCTCTTTCCGAGGCCTCGATAAAACCTCCTTAATCCTTACCTACAGCTGGAGGGCTGAGATCACGGCTGCCTCTGCAGTGAGATTTTAATCTAATCCTCCTTCAGCCCTTCCAACTAAATTGAGCTATTTGCATCGCGGCCCCCTCCCGACGCTGCCAGCCAGAGTACTAAGGGCTGGAGCCGGTTCACGCTGCCGTCTGAGCCCGCGGCTCTCTGTGACTTACAGAAGTTCGCTGCACCAGGCGGTTAAGGTTGCTGTTGAGGTGCGGCGTGAAAACATCCAGGTCAAATGGGTCAATGAGCGCCTCCAGATAGTCAGCCACTTTCTCGAGTCTGGAAAGAGGAGTATGattattcttcacatttttttttaggtCAAAACCCAACCTTCTGGCATTTCAGTGCTCACGAAACCCCGTATTTGGATTTACTCTTACTTGCTGGCTTAGTAGCACTTGTCCCTGCCCATCGGGCTTGGGTAATCCTCAAGAGTTTTAACCTGCCTAAGATGTCTGAGTGAAGTCCTTTCCTTCCTCATGTGGTCAGCGACAGAGTCAGAGGCTCAAATTATACCCAAGAGTTGGTAGGCTGACTCAGAAGAGAGAGGCCTGAGATTCCGCCCACCGCACTTGACTGAGGCATTTATCCAGCAGGTGGTCATTACTGATCTAGCTGGTCATGCGAGCACTTCCTGGTTAAAGCCAACAGCTAATGCACCACGAGAGGCTGTCTCTTGGCTTTCTGGAAAGGAGCCGTGTGTCCTCGGCAGAGACGGCCCTGGCAGAGCCTGCTGGGGCGCGCGTACCTGGAGTCCTGTCTGTTGCGGCCACTCGTCACCTCCTCACCCCTGGCCGTCAGAACAACACCGAGACAGCGCAGATCATAGAGCAGCTGCAGGGCCCGATTCTGGGTCATCGGGAAGGTGCCTCCTTTCTGCAAACAAATTTCCGTCCCCACCCAAGAAGGGAGAGGATTTGCAACAGGAGCAGAGTAAACAGCTTCATGTTTTAGTTTGGGATACAGTTTGTTGCTTCAGAAGGACCAGCTTTGTGTACTCAACAAGGGCAGTTTGATGTCACAACAATGGGTTTTGTTCAAAACTTGGTCTTAAACCAAACTGAAAACCTTCAAACAAAGGCTTCGGGTGCTCCAGACTGccctttttgaagaaaaaaatctgttgtatgAAGGAGAGGCATTTTGTGGAAGCTCAGGAGAGGAGACTTCCCTGAATTCTTTCCCAGATCAGGAGCTGGTGCTATCTTAAACGTATCACTAATGAAACAGAATATCCACCACAGGCAGAACATTCCAGGGAAGGGGCGAGggcggtggggggctgggagacaGGAGCTGCCTCAGGCGAGCGCCTCTGTGTGCCACATGCTGTCCCGGGCGCAGTCACCCGCCACTCCTCCCAAGTTCTCCAAGGGACCACACTTGACCCCAGAAAAACCGAGAAAGCTTCGTGATTTGTCCAAGGCTGCAGCACATAGGCGGCAGTGCTGGGGTTGGACACCAGGCCTTTTCCCCTTCCCGCTGAACTGCCTTTTAGTACGGATCTGCTTGATGCTCGGGAGGGGGCATGATGAACTTGCAGAACGGGAAGCCACTACCGATTAGCGGATTAGCCGGCACTGAGTGTAGACACTTGGAATCCTTGCTGGGAACTGCCCAAACCCGAGGGAAAAAACATCGGgtttttagagggaaaaaattcAAACACCTACCTTCACCTGTTTTTCTTCTGCAAGTTTCTCATAGGCAGCCACCACTTGGACCATACAGCTTTTCAGCATCTCCTGCAGTGTCACTTTTGGCAAAGCGTGGCCTCCAACGCGATTAATTTCCTGGCAGAGGCTAAACAGGAAGGACTGGACGTACCAGGATGGCTACAAGAACAAAGGACTGTCGAGTCAGCGACCTGCTGCCACTGAATGAGACGTGGTAAAAGTGGGTCCATTTATCCTTACTAGGCTCATGCTCCAGGACCTGGACCTCCTAGGCTCCCCCTCCCAGCTGGCCAGTTAATAGATAAAAGTGACCATCGCTGTCACTGCTTGGGTGGCTGGGGGCTGACCTGGCAGGTGGCACTATGTGTTATGCTGTTTTCACTTTGGGGCGAGCAGCTCTCCAATGAGCCGAGCCCAGGCTACACAGAAATAATCATTAGCTGACTTTTCCTACTTGGCTCAATGTCTACTCTACGCATGGCAGAAAGTTACCAATACCACTTTTGGCTCTTCGAGGAAGCTGTATGTTGGCTgattttcctgtctttttcctctctgcAGAGTGGGCTCTTTGGCCCAGTCCATCCCACAGGTGCTCTCCTGGGGGCACCCGCTCACCTGTACAGGGAGTCGGATCGTGGACGTGACACTGCTACCGGACTCGGCTTCCTCTTGGATTTCTAGTTCCTCCCAGCTGGTGGCTGTGGCCAGGACTGAGCCGGCGTCATCCAAAAGTAACGACTGGGTGAATCCATGAGCCAAAACCTGGTAATAAAAGGCAGATAACCGACAGGCCACTCAGCTCCTTTACGGACTGTCTCAAACTACTTGAGTTCTCTTCAGCCCAGCTTCTGCTGCTTCGGTCACGTGCAGGGTGGCAAGTGGAAACGTCACTCTCAGGCTGATTACGTCAGCCTTGGGAATTTTGTTTTAACTACCTTACACATGTCAGGGGCCACCCGTTAAGACACCAGGGGAGACTGTGGGGAATAGGACATTTGGGTGGAAGAGTGGGGAATTTAGACCCTTGTCCAGGGAGGTCTATCATTCTTATCAGATGGAAGGACAAAAAGCCAGAGTTTGTCTCTATAAAATCTAGGCTAAACATTTAAATGGAAAAGGTTTTTACATCTGTGCTGTCTCACTACCCCAGAGAAGTGGAAGCAATTGAAATAAGAACTCTTACTCCCTTGAGCACGCGATgcagtgagcactgggtattatgtaagactgatgaattccAGCCCTGTACCTCGGAAACCAGTAATACGTTTTacgttaattaactgaatttaaagaagcaaattaaaaaaaaaaatagaagactggAAAGTTAAGCTATACCAAAGCTACACATGCCATCTTTGTTACAATTGACATCTCCCTAGTTCAATACTTACAGGTACATCAgagagatataaaataaaataggttttactaaatttttctcgaaaaaaagaaaagacctccCTGCAGCTGGCCAGTCTGGAACATGACGGAAGGGAGGCAGGATGGGGTTGCCCAGTGAGCACGGGAAGACGGTGCGCGTGTCACTCACCTTCACAACCGCTGAGCTCCAGACACGGTAGCCCATCACGCTCTGCTGGAGGAGGAGTTCCTTAACTTCCTGCCACTTGGTCTGCACAGGAATTATTTCCTgtgttttcccctttccttgttttttcagagccctgggatcccTTACAGGTTTCTCGGAGCTCCCTGACTTTCCCAAGATGCACTGCTTCAGATGGGGACACAGGTCTCCCAGAGACTGGCAGAGTCTGGCCATGAAGAGGACCGCAGGCAACTTGACGCCGCCGAGGACATCCTGCTGCCCCCGCATGGCCCGCTCGGCGCCCTGCAGCTCCGCCTGGATGCGCTCCGTGATGTGCTTGATGCACACCACCGAGTGGGTCTGCAGCGTCTCCCGCACGGTCCCGGCATCCGCATACCTGTCGAAGGCACAGCCCTTGGCAGGCCCGGGGGAGATGTCCTTGGGCAGGGACGCGTCCGCGGAGGGGAGGTAAGCCAGGAGGTCATCCAGCTTCACCTTCAGTTTAGAATCCAGGGCAGAGCAGAAGTTCTGGACACAAGGGCTGATGGCCTGCGCTTTCATGGAGAGCCCGCTGCTGGCCAAGTGCCCTCGGTGTGCCACGCTCACCCAGGCGGCGTCGGGAGGCAGGTCTTGGGGGCTCTCGGACCACAGGAAGAGAGACATGTTGTGCTCAAAGTGGATGTGCTTATTTGAACTGGAGCTGCTGGCGTTGCCCTCAAGCTCCTGCAGGGCCGAGATGAGCAGCTCCTTGGAGCTGGTGGAGATGGAGTCAAAGCCTTCTTTGGTCAGAGTCTGAAAGAAAGCGAGAGGGGAGTTCCAGTTAGGACTCCTGTCAGGAAATCTGCCCCAAGCGGCAGTCCATCCTGGCACTCTGAGTGTTCTCCAGCATGCTCAGGAGGATGACACAGTGGTGGCAGAGAAAGGAGTCGTCACTGATGGCTACAGACACGTTCCCGATCAGGTGACAGAGGCGTGGTCTCGTTCTGCACCAGAGTCTGGATCTCTGCTCCTATCTATGGTTCGTTTTTCCAGAAGAGCCATCCCTGAGTCAGTCAGCAGAGAAAGAGTACACTCAGGAGGTGACCCAAGTTCCCCCAGTCAAAAGCTTGTACTAGGACTGGCCAGGAGCACCTGGACCATGTGATCTCCTCACCTGTAATCGGTCAAGGAACAGCTGCTGCATCAGATCCTCCCAGAACAGGAGTGGCTTCTCGAGAAGCCGCTGACATATCACCTCCCAGCTGTGACTGGTGGATTCGTTGGTAAGTAGTTCCCATATGGCATCGCGGACCCCTGCGAGACCTTTCATGCTCTTCACGTACGTAAGCAGGTTGGTGATCCCGTTTTTAATGTCTTCATTACACCTGCGACAAAACCATTTTTCTTGGATCTGATTAGATTCATGGTTTTCACACCTTTATTAAGAAAAGCAGCAGGACTCCACTTGAAAACCCCTACCTGGGTCCCCACATT includes the following:
- the COG1 gene encoding conserved oligomeric Golgi complex subunit 1 isoform X1 — its product is MAAAAVSPALKRLDLRDPAALFETHGAEEIRGLERQVRAEIEHKKEELRQMVGERYRDLIEAADTIGQMRRCAEGLVDAVKATDQYCARLRQAGSAVPRPPQEPQPQQPSQEKFYSMAAQIKLLLEIPEKIWSSMEASQYLHATQLYLLCCHLHNLLQLDSSGSRYSPVLSRFPILIRQVAAASHFRSTILHESKMLLKCQAVSDQAVAEALCSIMLLEESSPRQALTDFLLARKAAIQKLLDQPHHGAGIKAQICSLVELLATTLNQAHALFYTLPEGQLPDPSLPCGLLFSTLETITGQHPPGKGTGVLQEMKLCSWFRHLPASVVQFQPALRTLAQPISQEYLKDTLQRWIHMCNEDIKNGITNLLTYVKSMKGLAGVRDAIWELLTNESTSHSWEVICQRLLEKPLLFWEDLMQQLFLDRLQTLTKEGFDSISTSSKELLISALQELEGNASSSSSNKHIHFEHNMSLFLWSESPQDLPPDAAWVSVAHRGHLASSGLSMKAQAISPCVQNFCSALDSKLKVKLDDLLAYLPSADASLPKDISPGPAKGCAFDRYADAGTVRETLQTHSVVCIKHITERIQAELQGAERAMRGQQDVLGGVKLPAVLFMARLCQSLGDLCPHLKQCILGKSGSSEKPVRDPRALKKQGKGKTQEIIPVQTKWQEVKELLLQQSVMGYRVWSSAVVKVLAHGFTQSLLLDDAGSVLATATSWEELEIQEEAESGSSVTSTIRLPVQPSWYVQSFLFSLCQEINRVGGHALPKVTLQEMLKSCMVQVVAAYEKLAEEKQVKKGGTFPMTQNRALQLLYDLRCLGVVLTARGEEVTSGRNRQDSRLEKVADYLEALIDPFDLDVFTPHLNSNLNRLVQRTSVLFGLVTGTENPFTPRSCTFNSQEPHNILPLASSQIRFGLLPLSMTSARKAKSTSRNIETKAQVVPPALSRAGDPAQPGSLFRQLVSEEEDASTPSLFKLGWLSSMTK
- the COG1 gene encoding conserved oligomeric Golgi complex subunit 1 isoform X2; the encoded protein is MAAAAVSPALKRLDLRDPAALFETHGAEEIRGLERQVRAEIEHKKEELRQMVGERYRDLIEAADTIGQMRRCAEGLVDAVKATDQYCARLRQAGSAVPRPPQEPQPQQPSQEKFYSMAAQIKLLLEIPEKIWSSMEASQYLHATQLYLLCCHLHNLLQLDSSGSRYSPVLSRFPILIRQVAAASHFRSTILHESKMLLKCQAVSDQAVAEALCSIMLLEESSPRQALTDFLLARKAAIQKLLDQPHHGAGIKAQICSLVELLATTLNQAHALFYTLPEGQLPDPSLPCGLLFSTLETITGQHPPGKGTGVLQEMKLCSWFRHLPASVVQFQPALRTLAQPISQEYLKDTLQRWIHMCNEDIKNGITNLLTYVKSMKGLAGVRDAIWELLTNESTSHSWEVICQRLLEKPLLFWEDLMQQLFLDRLQTLTKEGFDSISTSSKELLISALQELEGNASSSSSNKHIHFEHNMSLFLWSESPQDLPPDAAWVSVAHRGHLASSGLSMKAQAISPCVQNFCSALDSKLKVKLDDLLAYLPSADASLPKDISPGPAKGCAFDRYADAGTVRETLQTHSVVCIKHITERIQAELQGAERAMRGQQDVLGGVKLPAVLFMARLCQSLGDLCPHLKQCILGKSGSSEKPVRDPRALKKQGKGKTQEIIPVQTKWQEVKELLLQQSVMGYRVWSSAVVKVLAHGFTQSLLLDDAGSVLATATSWEELEIQEEAESGSSVTSTIRLPVQPSWYVQSFLFSLCQEINRVGGHALPKVTLQEMLKSCMVQVVAAYEKLAEEKQVKKGGTFPMTQNRALQLLYDLRCLGVVLTARGEEVTSGRNRQDSRLEKVADYLEALIDPFDLDVFTPHLNSNLNRLVQRTSVLFGLVTGTENPFTPRSCTFNSQEPHNILPLASSQIRFGLLPLSMTSARKAKSTSRNIETKAQSTAIH